The genome window CGTTGGCCGCTTCGGAGGTCAGGGCGCTGATGAGCGAACGGGCGTGGAGCAGCCCCACGGAAAGCAGCACGGCGTCACTGGTGGCATCACCCTCTATACAGAGAACGCCCTCCTGCTCCATGCGCTCGATGAGTTCCGGATTCTGCTCGATGACCACCACGGAGTAGCCCTCGCCCATGATCTCCTGTGTCACGATGCTGCCGATGCGGCCATAGCCGCAGACGATGAAGTGGTCCTTGAGTTTGCCGATTTCCTTCATCATTCTCCGTCTCCCCCAAAGTATCTGAAGCCGACCTTCCACCAGCACCTGGGAAAAGGCGGCCGCAATGTACAAGAAACTACCCACGCCGCCGATGATCATAAACGCGGTGAAGATACGCCCGGCATCGGAAAGCTGGTGCACCTCCATGAAGCCCACCGTGGAAAGGGTAATGACCACCATGTAGAAGGCGCTGACAAAATCCCAGCCCTCGATGACCATGTAGCCCACGATGCCGGTAATAACCACGACGATGCTGAAAACCGCACCGAGCAGCATGCTCCAGTAGGTTCCCATCCTGGCCCGAAGCCCCAGCATTTTCTGATGAAAGCTCTTGATCATGGCACCCTACCCGAGCTTGATCAGCCGCTCGCGCATGATTTCTATGCGGTCCCTCAGTTCCGCAGCCCGTTCGAACTCCAGTTCCTTGGCCGCATCGCGCATTTCCCGCTCCATCCGGCGTATCTCCTTTTCCATCCGCTTTGGATCACCCTCGTAACGGGTGAAATCCTCGGCCGCCTTGGCGATGAGATCATCGTCCGGCGCGCCGGAAATGGCGGCCAGCGGATTGTCCATCTTCTTGCGGATGGTCTGGGGCACAATACCATGCTGCTCGTTGTAGGCAAGCTGCCTGGCGCGTCTCCGTTCGGTCTCGTCCATGGCTTCGCGCATGGATCGGGTCACCCGGTCCGCATACATGATCACCCGTCCCTCGGCATTGCGCGCGGCGCGGCCGAAGGTCTGGATCAGGGAACGGACGGAACGAAGGAACCCTTCCTTGTCCGCATCCAGCATTGCTACCAGTGAAACCTCGGGAATATCAAGCCCTTCCCGCAGGAGATTTATGCCCACCAGCACGAAGAACTCCCCTTCGCGCAGGGCCTTGATGATGGCCATGCGTTCCAGGGTGTCTATGTCCGAATGCAGGTAGCGCGAGGGCACGCCCATTTTGTTCAAGTAATCGTTGAGGTCCTCGGCCATGCGCTTGGTAAGCGTGGTCACCAGCACCCGCTCGTTCCTTTGCTGCCGCTTCTTGCATTCCTCCAGCAGGTCGTCGATCTGCCCGGCGGTGGCGCGAACCTCGAGCTGCGGGTCCACCAGGCCGGTGGGCCGTATGATCTGCTCGGCCACCAGGCCCTGGGCCCGGTCCAGTTCCCACGTGCCGGGAGTGGCCGAAACATAGACGGCCTGGCCGATGCGCTCCAGAAACTCCTCGAAATTGAGCGGCCGGTTGTCCAGAGCCGAAGGCAGCCGGAAACCGAAATCCACCAAAGTGGTCTTGCGCGAACGGTCGCCGTTGAACATGCCGCCCACCTGGGGGATGCTGATGTGGGATTCGTCCACAAAAATCAGGAAATCGTCCGGGAAGTAGTCCAGCAGGGTCGCGGGAGGCTCACCGGCCTTGCGGTTGTCCAGATGCCGGGAATAATTCTCGATACCGCTGCAATAGCCGATCTCCTCGATGGTCTCCAGGTCGAACATGGTGCGCTGTTCCAGGCGCTGGGCCTCCACCAGCCGATTCCGCTTCTTCATGGTGGCGAGGGTCACCTGAAGTTCGTCGCGAATGTCGTCCATGGCCCGGTTCAGGTTGTCACGGTCCGTGACATAGTGGCTGCCCGGATAGATGACGGTCTTGCGGAGCTTGGTCTTGACCTCGCCGGTGAGCGGATCGGCCTCGCAGATGGAGTCGATCTCGTCGCCGAAGAACTCGATGCGCAGGGAGACCTCGCGATTGTAGGCGGGAATGATCTCCACCACGTCCCCACGCACCCGGAAGGTCCCGCGGTGCAGGTCGTAGTCGTTGCGCTCGTAATGCACCTCCACCAGCCGTTCCAGCAGGGACTCCATGGACATGGCCTGCCCCTCTTCCACGGGGATGAACATCTTGGCGTAGTACTCGGGAGATCCCAGGCCGTAGATGCAGGAGACCGAAGCCACGATGAGCACGTCCCGCCGGGTCAGCAGGGCATGGGTGGCGGCATGGCGCAGACGCTCGATGTCGTCGTTGATGGAGGAATCCTTCTCGATATAGGTATCGGTGCGCGGCAGATAGGCTTCCGGCTGATAGTAGTCATAATAGCTGACGAAATATTCGACGGCATTGTGCGGGAACAGGGACTTGAACTCGCTGTAGAGCTGGGCGGCCAGGGTCTTGTTCGGGGCCAGCACCAGGGCCGGACGGTTGAGCCGGGCCACCACGTTGGCCACGGTAAAGGTCTTCCCCGACCCGGTGACGCCGAGCAGAATCTGGTCCCGCACGCCCGACGTGATGTTGGCGACGATCTGATCGATGGCCTCGGGCTGGTCCCCTGTGGGATCATATTCGGTGACAAGCTTGAAATCCGGCATGTCCTTCCTGAAACATTCTTGTATGCGGGAGTCACTTCCCGTATGATGACGGTGGAATATCCTGCAACTTGAGCATGGAGCACAGCATGAACATCACCATTCCCCCGCTCGAAAAACCATTACCGGTCGACCGCGCCCACGTCCTGTCCATGACCATCAAGACCTTCAAGGGACGGCGCAACGTGGAGGTCCACCTGTTCCGGTCGCACTGGCCTTCCGGCGAGGAAACCCATTTCGACTGGAAGTCGTTGCTGGCCCCCGACGCCATGCGTCCCGGCTCCGATGCCCCGGAATGTAAAAACATCGTTCTGGAGGCCTTTACCGAAGTGGAGCGCGACACCATCATCAACTACCTGAAAGGCCAGTATTCCACAAGGATTACGAGTATCAACGCCGCCACGCTCTCCTTTCCGATCCCGGCGGGACTCCCCCCGCTTTC of Salidesulfovibrio onnuriiensis contains these proteins:
- a CDS encoding potassium channel family protein; translated protein: MIKSFHQKMLGLRARMGTYWSMLLGAVFSIVVVITGIVGYMVIEGWDFVSAFYMVVITLSTVGFMEVHQLSDAGRIFTAFMIIGGVGSFLYIAAAFSQVLVEGRLQILWGRRRMMKEIGKLKDHFIVCGYGRIGSIVTQEIMGEGYSVVVIEQNPELIERMEQEGVLCIEGDATSDAVLLSVGLLHARSLISALTSEAANVYVTLTARQLNPDINIIARAGDKSHIARLELAGANRVVLPHFIGGIRMAQSVLRPTATNFVELALRGGIDLQMEELYVSPDSELVSKDLIESQIRPRFNLIIIAIKKANGDMVFNPGPKEIIHSGDTLLAVGKKRDLTAIQAIL
- the uvrB gene encoding excinuclease ABC subunit UvrB; the encoded protein is MPDFKLVTEYDPTGDQPEAIDQIVANITSGVRDQILLGVTGSGKTFTVANVVARLNRPALVLAPNKTLAAQLYSEFKSLFPHNAVEYFVSYYDYYQPEAYLPRTDTYIEKDSSINDDIERLRHAATHALLTRRDVLIVASVSCIYGLGSPEYYAKMFIPVEEGQAMSMESLLERLVEVHYERNDYDLHRGTFRVRGDVVEIIPAYNREVSLRIEFFGDEIDSICEADPLTGEVKTKLRKTVIYPGSHYVTDRDNLNRAMDDIRDELQVTLATMKKRNRLVEAQRLEQRTMFDLETIEEIGYCSGIENYSRHLDNRKAGEPPATLLDYFPDDFLIFVDESHISIPQVGGMFNGDRSRKTTLVDFGFRLPSALDNRPLNFEEFLERIGQAVYVSATPGTWELDRAQGLVAEQIIRPTGLVDPQLEVRATAGQIDDLLEECKKRQQRNERVLVTTLTKRMAEDLNDYLNKMGVPSRYLHSDIDTLERMAIIKALREGEFFVLVGINLLREGLDIPEVSLVAMLDADKEGFLRSVRSLIQTFGRAARNAEGRVIMYADRVTRSMREAMDETERRRARQLAYNEQHGIVPQTIRKKMDNPLAAISGAPDDDLIAKAAEDFTRYEGDPKRMEKEIRRMEREMRDAAKELEFERAAELRDRIEIMRERLIKLG